From Triticum aestivum cultivar Chinese Spring chromosome 7B, IWGSC CS RefSeq v2.1, whole genome shotgun sequence:
GGTGTTGCTGTAGAAAATGAAGGATATTGTTAACACATAAGCATAAAAAATAAATGGCAAGTACGACTATGAATGAAGAGCACTGATGTGCTGGTTTTATACTCAACCAGCATCTGTTCGCGCAAAtaattaagtactccctccgtccgaaaaaacttgtcccaagcttgtccctcaaatggatgtatctagcactaacttgatgctagatacatccatttgagggacaagcttttacggacggagggagtaacatggtAACTTTCTCAGGACCTTATCAGAAGCCTACTTAAGTTGAAATGTTTGATGACATAGTTAAGACTAGAATGTGACTGTGAGCACTACTGAGGTTATAGAGTATCAAAATAAACAACAAAAACTAACAATCAGATAGTATCCTTTCAACAACAGTTCATATTAACACTGTAAGTTGAAATGAAACAGCTGGGAATGTGAGCATGATGGATCATGGTGATAATATAATTTGACATGTGATGGTTGAATGGTTGAAACATGAGGGCAGAAGGCAATCATACCTCCAGGATCACGCATTGGAGTCTGAAATGGATGAAGCGGGGTCCTGGACGGGTGCATCGGTGTTTCACTACCCAACGAAAATCGGGGTTCACTGGTGATAACAAGTCCTGTTAGTAAACTCAAATCGAACAAATGCCCAAAATGCAATGGAGAGAGAGAATTACCGGAATGGTGTTGCAACAGTAGGTGTGTCGGCAATATCATCTCTCTTAACTGTATTTTGGTACCATATTAGCAACAAGCACATGAGAGATCAAGGAATGCAATAAAATAAGATTACTCACCTGTGACAATCTTCATTAACGAATCAAGCTCAACACGCACAAGCACCCCAGTCACCTCTTTAACGCGGCCACGGTACCCTTTATAAGGACCAGATTTAATTTTGATACACTTGCCAACCAAGGCATCATGTCCTCTTCCACCACGACCACCTCCTCCAAATCTTCCACCATCTGCATTGAATGTCAAGGCCATAAATTACTGCATCAGCTTCAGCTAACAAAGTTATCGTGTTTGCCCAATGAACGGAGCTGCCTGAAAATCAACACTGAAGCATAACACGTATTTTTCACATTCACAAAAAGAGGCAAAGAAGTTTCATACAATTCATTTGAGGTCCTCTTGGGGGCAGCCTTCCTGGAGACTGCAAAATGCTTGCCGGGGATCTCAAAGCACCGAGCCTGGCATCTGCAGCATCCATACCCTGCACGCACAAACAAATGGCAAGTTAATTCAAATAAACATAATTAGATTTTTTTTACCAAGACTACTAATACTCCAGTACAAACATTTCCACGACGGCCACCAGTCGATCCACCGACAAGAATGCACGATTGTGCTTTTGCACAAATGAAGCCTGCATGTTCAAGGTGGTGCCTATCATATATGAACAATATCCCCTTATGTATGTGTTCCACAGGTCCTTGCGTTCCCTAGTTCAAGGAAAAAAATATGAATATCCTTACATAATAAAGTGCTGCTCAAATAAGACAAACTAATACAATAAATAATAAATGTGAAAGGATACACACCTTACATGCTCCATCAACAACTCTTACAACATCCTTAGTTGCGACCATGTTATTAAACCGATCTTTCGCTGATGTACGCCGATCGATCTTGCTTTTTATTTCTCTCAATTTTACAAGCACCACTTCAGGTCTATCTGGCACTCCTTTCAGAACCTAAACATAAGCATGGTAAATATTTTGTGGACTTCAACAACCATTAAAGATCCAGAGAAACACACTTGCCTGGAATGCTTCAGTTTCCACTCTTATAATGACCCCAAAAGACAAGTTGCTGAAAAAATATTGGAAATTAAGCTAAGCACTTGCACAAATGAGCTATCCTTATGGTACACACTGGAAAGACAACTTACTCCAAAAGAACAAGGTCATGTAGTTCATAATCACCAATTCTTGTAATTCCTGTGGTGATTTCAGAGCTCTCCACAACATGGTCGGCAAACACACGTATCTGTGATCATCATGAAAAGATGAGAACACAATTAAGAAATAAATTATTTAGTACAGATTAGGCTGATTCATCATTAATCATATTAACTATTAAATTGGACAAAAATTGCTCACATGTTCTTTAGTTGTGTCTGATAAAATGATTAAGACATGCCCATCAACTTTAACAACCATGCCTGTGGTGCCCTCTTGGACACCCGATACCACTTTCACATGATCTCCAGGTTTGAAATATTTGCAAAGTTCTTTCTCGTTGAAGGCTAATGTTTTCTGCAGTTACGAAGAGATGCATAATTCACCAGATCAAACAGCTAACGTTAATGATAGCTACAAGTGCAAACAATTACCGGAAGATCGGATATTTTCGGCCTGATGTGGACAGTTGTGTCCTCTACTTTCTCAACCCACCCCTCTAAGTTTTTTAGATCGCCTTTAACAACAATGACAGCGTCACCCTTCATAAAGTGCCCCTTTTTCCTATTAGAAAACAGAGTATTCAAGCTAGACATATCCCCATTCATGTCATCGCCAGGTTTCTTGAACTTCTCCAATTCATCAAATGATGGCTGAATACCCTGTGTGTGGATTGATTTTATCGAGACCGGTTTATACAAGAAACCATCTTTGAACATCAAACCATCAACCATCTCAAAGTATTCCCCAGAGTCTTTATCCCGCCTCCGCTCCACACGTATGTGCATTTCCCTATTTGTGGATAAGTTAGCAAACAATGACAAAAAGAACATAAAATAATTGATGACAGAGGAGAAGACCTGGCTTCGTCAATATTAAAGAATCTTGGTGGTGGGACAAAGGTTTTCTTCTTTGCAACCACCCTCCCTTCCTGAAATTATAAATTACTGATCAAATTCACACCATCCAAAACAAGGAATCTAAATCGTAGTCATGACAATCAGAGCAATCCTTGTTAAGTAATAACTCAGAACTCAGCAAACAGATGTTTTGCCTTCAGAAAAAGCCCAAGAGGGGACAAAAGAAAATAACATGAAAAGGAGAACTTAAATACTACTTATGAGATATCATCTTGTACCACAGATTATTGTTACGCCAAATTAGatttagaaagaaaaaaagagatgcGCGACTTACCAGTTTACTAGCCAAAACTTGTAAATCTATTCTAGGAATGAGCTTCACAGTTACCCTTTGGCGTACATTGTCAACATCAACAACCTGCAAAAAAGATTATCTTAGTTTCTGGAGAAACATATCTAAGAGAAGTGATGTGATCGTACCTTAGCAAGGTCACCTTTATATACTCCCAGCTTCATTCGGACCCAAGTATCCCTTGCAAGATCAACATTCTTGCTCTCAACATAGAGGACATCTGCCATTTCTTTTATGGGGACTAACGTTATTTTTGCCGAAGAATAGATATTTCGTAGACCTTTGCAAGCCTGCATATAAATAATTAGTAGGGTTGTGCAACCAAAAGAAATATAATGCCATGCATATGCATACCTCCTTGACATGGGCCTCTTTTTCCGCTTCAACATAAATATAATTTTTTAGATGATCTAACGCAACAACAGACTTTATCTGGAGATCTGTCCTATCAATGAACTTTTGCATTAGACAGATTGCTGTCTCCCTCTCATGCCCGATCTGAAATCATAATGTGACATTAGTAGAGTACAGAGTGCTAAGAAAAGGTGGCAGGTAGTTCAATTAAGCTACAGCTTCCCTACCGCACATTTCACCATCCAAAGCTTTGGATCTTTCACAGATGGCAAGAGAGCTTGCTGTTCAACGTCTGCAGCTTCCTCTCCGTATTCAATATGAGTAGATCTTGCATATCTCTCTCGTACTTGTCGTTCAATCTCATCTATATCCTCTTCTTCATCCCTCATAGGGATAGAGTGACGTGATCTGGAGCCCCTGCCGGCATCGTCATCAGGAATGTCGGCTCCAGCATCATTGATAAAGTCTGAACAAGGGCCAATGAACAGAGATCAGTGCATTAGAATTCCAAAACCTATCTAGCATTACTTCTGCAAATCAGTATGATAAATGTTGTGAAACTAGTTCGGCACCAGTCCAGTACATATCTGAATAGTGTTAAATTCCTTAGTAACACTAACAAAACACTTACTATGCTACTAAAAGCAGAATTGGCTGTAATAGCCATCACAATATCTCAACACACTAGCCTCTGATTTATTTCCTTAAAATAACCATCTAATTCGTCAAGTAGTTCAATCCAGATCCTCTGATCCTCAAGCAGCAGTACAGGCAGGTCAATCAATTTTATATTCTAGTACAGTCATTTCTACTACAAAAATGCAACGCCGCTAGTGGCAGATACATGGAAGATGTACTGAAATATATCACAAAACTGCTACAATAATACGAGATGGTTTTGCTAATGTTCACCCATTGCTTTCCTTAACCTACTAGAACTAGGCGAACCATCATCATGACAAAGCATAATTCTTCATGGATTCTGACGGTCAATTGGAACAGGAGAGCTATGACTCAGGTCTGCCATGAATTAGTGGGACCATCAGTGCCAAAAGATATGTTGCTCGGACCTGTTGTGTCATTTACATATACTAGCACTGGTTACCAGCATGAAGCACATTGGCATGTATGTAATACAAAATGCAGTAGATAGATTGAAAAGGTTATAGAATTCACATGATCTCCATTAGAAATACGTTTTTAGTTGGCTCCTCCCATTCAAATGGCAATTTTAGTGTTTTGAGTAAACTATGCATTGTATTTGGCAGCACATGAAGATTTTGAGGGTACAACGAGGACAAGTGTAAAATAGATTATATCAAATGATTCTTCGGAAATCATCTATCTATATCCATACCAATATACGAAGTACTAGTTAGGGTTCGATGCAGACCACCTTATTAATCCAATTCAGTCTGACAGCTCAAGAATAAAATTGAACATCTAAAAAATTGTGTTTGCACATTGAATCCCTTAATGACACCATACTGATTATCCTTTACAATCCCTCTTTCCAAATTGTGGAGAATTG
This genomic window contains:
- the LOC123162823 gene encoding putative transcription elongation factor SPT5 homolog 1 encodes the protein MARRGRDDDDDEVEEEEEDEEEAYDLDDEEEDEGDDYEEEARGRGKAASRSRAPAGGVRKRSRQDNFIDDSAIEDDDEDEEDDGGSRPRKKGGGGGVRGFFDEEAQVDEDEEEEDEGEGEDDFINDAGADIPDDDAGRGSRSRHSIPMRDEEEDIDEIERQVRERYARSTHIEYGEEAADVEQQALLPSVKDPKLWMVKCAIGHERETAICLMQKFIDRTDLQIKSVVALDHLKNYIYVEAEKEAHVKEACKGLRNIYSSAKITLVPIKEMADVLYVESKNVDLARDTWVRMKLGVYKGDLAKVVDVDNVRQRVTVKLIPRIDLQVLASKLEGRVVAKKKTFVPPPRFFNIDEAREMHIRVERRRDKDSGEYFEMVDGLMFKDGFLYKPVSIKSIHTQGIQPSFDELEKFKKPGDDMNGDMSSLNTLFSNRKKGHFMKGDAVIVVKGDLKNLEGWVEKVEDTTVHIRPKISDLPKTLAFNEKELCKYFKPGDHVKVVSGVQEGTTGMVVKVDGHVLIILSDTTKEHIRVFADHVVESSEITTGITRIGDYELHDLVLLDNLSFGVIIRVETEAFQVLKGVPDRPEVVLVKLREIKSKIDRRTSAKDRFNNMVATKDVVRVVDGACKGTQGPVEHIHKGILFIYDRHHLEHAGFICAKAQSCILVGGSTGGRRGNGMDAADARLGALRSPASILQSPGRLPPRGPQMNYGGRFGGGGRGGRGHDALVGKCIKIKSGPYKGYRGRVKEVTGVLVRVELDSLMKIVTVKRDDIADTPTVATPFREPRFSLGSETPMHPSRTPLHPFQTPMRDPGATPIHDGMRTPMRSRAWAPMSPPRDNWEDGNPDTWGSSPAYQPGTPPARPYEAPTPGSGWANTPGVSYNDVPTPRESNYANAPSPYVPSTPVGQPMTPNSAAYLPGTPGGQPMTPGNAGMDIMSPVMGGEGEGNWALPDVLVNVLAAGDEGPGVVREVLGDGTCRVALGSSGNGDIVTVLPTELEVIRPKKSDRIKIMNGTFRGFVGKLIGIDGSDGIVKLDDTYEVKILDMVILAKLAA